A genomic stretch from Apis cerana isolate GH-2021 linkage group LG9, AcerK_1.0, whole genome shotgun sequence includes:
- the LOC107993999 gene encoding zinc finger protein 184 isoform X1, which yields MAEVRLYDSTICRLCAEDNGNGELLYMGDGDDPDLSSMVNRYLPLKIHDDGKLPRTICPGCNIQLEATIQFFELLVDGQRKIREMWKHQVEQQRKAERERLRVEKENTEIRSETLHLDNISRYNEEDQFEQQIIIKIMPDGSMYAVDHEMSLQMEGLNKPKRKRGRPPKSQTENISIELTKGEVLEGVSQEEEDKHEEEADEVDGDGRRRRKRKVPKRYMEAVQGKELERIYKEEGVIDEEDDDEQDTFEDSEEQLNMSVPDSHEEIIGHLESEEGKDLGELVIVNRGRGRGRPKLRRRRNKFTCQLCGRGFLQRSRYIVHKSFHKGIKYECSECKKLFTNKENLGLHQKATHHIGNDINQEFEHAMQDSSLESKRHLSGEDNISNVIDHVLTEEQYTNKFSNNSNDYQKNFSCEQCKKLFETKEAYELHVKVVHDHDKLFICTICNKNFTQQTALKHHMSIHERHKLEKEYPCDICGKVLNHPSSVVYHKEAEHNNGRRFVCNKCGKSFKHKQLLQRHQLVHSDDRPYICKSCNASFKTKANLINHQSTHTGEKKYFCEICGQQFAHKTSLTLHYRWHTGHKPYTCEVCHKSFSQNGNLQEHMRIHTGEKPYCCDYCGRKFTTSSQFKLHVKRHTGERPWKCEFCAKCFLHKDTWKCHVRRHKGERPFQCAHCNRGFTEQWALKKHLRLHTGEKPYSCDVCGKAFADCSNLTKHKKVHRETKLSTISEIEGSPIGEVWQILPSSQESDEQSLTDQMAQVIATDDTSGDGIQQIIYVSYQDPDDPNQSRTLHFVDAGMMRNKEEKTNVNQSLSHLSVSNDGMLSNPDHDTGNNNSNERINVELSESDLQLQITDEEGNPIPLSIQDARQLLSQSQFVNQLSDGQEIRVHPGVIQDELTTPLSVHVNQNSDIKDVDISNTMDAKVKNISTVQTDAEAIVKALQDEDTDANAVATINQMEESEQSGIAENEQAIEFTTQDGQKVRLVTSYHVDPMQLASEYLTIV from the exons ATGGCAGAAGTACGGCTTTATGACTCAACAATTTGTCGGTTATGTGCAGAAGATAATGGTAATGGAGAATTACTTTATATGGGAGATGGTGATGATCCAGATTTAAGTTCTATGGTCAATCGGTACTTGCCGCTCAAG atTCATGATGATGGCAAATTACCACGTACTATTTGTCCTGGTTGTAATATTCAACTGGAGGCTACAATAcagttttttgaattattggtGGATGGTCAAAGGAAAATTCGTGAGATGTGGAAACATCAGGTAGAACAACAGCGTAAAGCAGAACGAGAACGTCTTCGTGTAGAAAAGGAAAACACAGAAATTAGATCTGAAACATTACActtagataatatttcaagataCAATGAAGAAGATCAATTTGAACAacagattataataaaaa taATGCCAGATGGTTCTATGTATGCTGTGGATCATGAAATGAGTTTACAAATGGAAGGTTTAAATAAACCTAAACGAAAAAGAGGGCGTCCACCGAAATCtcaaacagaaaatatatctata gaGTTAACAAAAGGAGAAGTATTAGAAGGGGTTAGTCAAGAGGAAGAAGATAAACATGAAGAAGAAGCAGATGAAGTAGATGGAGATGGAAGACGTCGCAGAAAACGTAAAGTTCCAAAAAG atatatggAAGCAGTTCAAGGTaaagaattagaaagaatatataaagaagaaggagTAATTGATGAAGAAGATGATGATGAACAAGATACTTTTGAAGATTCTGAAGAACAATTAAATATGTCAGTTCCTGATAGTCATGAAG aaataattgGTCATTTAGAGTctgaagaaggaaaagatctTGGAGAATTAGTGATAGTAAATCGAGGTAGAGGACGAGGACGACCAAAATTACGTcgtagaagaaataaatttacatgtcAATTATGTGGTCGAGGATTTCTTCAGCGTAGTAGATATATTGTACACAA gAGTTTCCACAAaggtataaaatatgaatgttcagaatgtaaaaaattatttacaaataaggAAAATTTAGGATTGCATCAAAAGGCAACTCATCATATTGGAAATGATATTAATCAAGAATTTGAACATGCTATGCAAGATTCAAGTTTAGAATCAAAACGTCATTTATCTGgagaagataatatttctaacgTAATAGATCATGTTTTAACTGAAGagcaatatacaaataaattttcaaataattctaatgattaccaaaaaaacttttcatgTGAGCAATGTAAAAAGTTATTCGAAACAAAGGAAGCATATGAATTACATGTTAAAGTAGTTCATGATCATGACAAGTTATTTATTTGCActatatgcaataaaaattttactcaaCAAACGGCTTTAAAACATCATATGTCAATACACGag agACATAAATTAGAGAAAGAATATCCATGTGATATTTGTGGAAAAGTACTTAATCATCCTAGTTCTGTAGTATATCATAAAGAAGCGGAACACAATAATGGTCGGCGATTTGTTTGTAATAAATGTGGGAAAAGTTTTAAACATAAGCAATTATTACAACGTCATCAACTTGTGCATTCTGATGATAGAccttatatttgtaaatcttGCAATGCCAGTTTTAAAACAaaagcaaatttaattaatcatcaatCTACACATActggtgaaaaaaaatatttttgtgaaatctGTGGACAACAATTTGCACATAAAACTAGTCTTACATTGCATTACag gtGGCATACAGGACATAAACCATATACATGTGAGGTATGTCATAAAAGTTTTTCACAAAATGGAAATTTACAAGAACATATGCGAATACATACAGGAGAAAAACCTTATTGCTGCGATTATTGTGGCAGAAAGTTTACTACTTCTTCACAATTTAAACTTCACGTTAAACGACACACTGGCGAGCGTCCTTGGAAATGTGAATTTTGTGCAAAATGTTTTTTGCATAAAGATACATGGAAATGTCACGTGCGCAGACATAAAGGAGAACGACCTTTTCAGTGTGCTCATTGTAATCGAGGTTTTACAGAGCAATGGGCTTTAAAAAAACATCTTCGTTTGCACACTg gtgAAAAACCTTATTCTTGTGATGTTTGTGGAAAAGCATTTGCGGATTgttcaaatttaacaaaacataaaaaa GTGCATAGAGAAACTAAACTTTCTACAATAAGTGAAATAGAAGGATCTCCAATTGGAGAAGTATGGCAAATTTTACCTAGTTCTCAAGAATCTGATGAACAATCATTAACTGATCAAATGGCTCAAGTTATTGCAACAGATGATACATCTGGAGATGGTattcaacaaattatatatgtttcataCCAAGATCCAGATGATCCTAATCAATCTCGAACTTTACATTtcg ttGATGCTGGAATGAtgagaaataaagaagaaaaaacaaatgtaaATCAATCATTATCACATTTAAGTGTAAGCAATGATGGAATGCTTTCTAATCCAGATCATGATACTGGAAATAACAATTCAAATGAACGAATAAATGTAGAACTTTCAGAATCTGATCTTCAACTTCag attacaGATGAAGAAGGTAATCCAATTCCTCTTTCAATTCAAGATGCCAGACAACTTTTATCTCAAAGTCAATTTGTCAATCAACTTAGTGATGGTCAAGAAATTAGAGTCCATCCTGGCGTAATACAAGATGAATTAACAACACCATTAAGTGTACATGTTAATCAAAATTCTGATATAAAAGATGTTGACATTTCCAATACAATGGAtgcaaaagtgaaaaatatttcaactgtACAAACAGATGCAGAAGCAATTGTGAAGGCATTACag
- the LOC107993999 gene encoding zinc finger protein 184 isoform X2, with translation MWKHQVEQQRKAERERLRVEKENTEIRSETLHLDNISRYNEEDQFEQQIIIKIMPDGSMYAVDHEMSLQMEGLNKPKRKRGRPPKSQTENISIELTKGEVLEGVSQEEEDKHEEEADEVDGDGRRRRKRKVPKRYMEAVQGKELERIYKEEGVIDEEDDDEQDTFEDSEEQLNMSVPDSHEEIIGHLESEEGKDLGELVIVNRGRGRGRPKLRRRRNKFTCQLCGRGFLQRSRYIVHKSFHKGIKYECSECKKLFTNKENLGLHQKATHHIGNDINQEFEHAMQDSSLESKRHLSGEDNISNVIDHVLTEEQYTNKFSNNSNDYQKNFSCEQCKKLFETKEAYELHVKVVHDHDKLFICTICNKNFTQQTALKHHMSIHERHKLEKEYPCDICGKVLNHPSSVVYHKEAEHNNGRRFVCNKCGKSFKHKQLLQRHQLVHSDDRPYICKSCNASFKTKANLINHQSTHTGEKKYFCEICGQQFAHKTSLTLHYRWHTGHKPYTCEVCHKSFSQNGNLQEHMRIHTGEKPYCCDYCGRKFTTSSQFKLHVKRHTGERPWKCEFCAKCFLHKDTWKCHVRRHKGERPFQCAHCNRGFTEQWALKKHLRLHTGEKPYSCDVCGKAFADCSNLTKHKKVHRETKLSTISEIEGSPIGEVWQILPSSQESDEQSLTDQMAQVIATDDTSGDGIQQIIYVSYQDPDDPNQSRTLHFVDAGMMRNKEEKTNVNQSLSHLSVSNDGMLSNPDHDTGNNNSNERINVELSESDLQLQITDEEGNPIPLSIQDARQLLSQSQFVNQLSDGQEIRVHPGVIQDELTTPLSVHVNQNSDIKDVDISNTMDAKVKNISTVQTDAEAIVKALQDEDTDANAVATINQMEESEQSGIAENEQAIEFTTQDGQKVRLVTSYHVDPMQLASEYLTIV, from the exons ATGTGGAAACATCAGGTAGAACAACAGCGTAAAGCAGAACGAGAACGTCTTCGTGTAGAAAAGGAAAACACAGAAATTAGATCTGAAACATTACActtagataatatttcaagataCAATGAAGAAGATCAATTTGAACAacagattataataaaaa taATGCCAGATGGTTCTATGTATGCTGTGGATCATGAAATGAGTTTACAAATGGAAGGTTTAAATAAACCTAAACGAAAAAGAGGGCGTCCACCGAAATCtcaaacagaaaatatatctata gaGTTAACAAAAGGAGAAGTATTAGAAGGGGTTAGTCAAGAGGAAGAAGATAAACATGAAGAAGAAGCAGATGAAGTAGATGGAGATGGAAGACGTCGCAGAAAACGTAAAGTTCCAAAAAG atatatggAAGCAGTTCAAGGTaaagaattagaaagaatatataaagaagaaggagTAATTGATGAAGAAGATGATGATGAACAAGATACTTTTGAAGATTCTGAAGAACAATTAAATATGTCAGTTCCTGATAGTCATGAAG aaataattgGTCATTTAGAGTctgaagaaggaaaagatctTGGAGAATTAGTGATAGTAAATCGAGGTAGAGGACGAGGACGACCAAAATTACGTcgtagaagaaataaatttacatgtcAATTATGTGGTCGAGGATTTCTTCAGCGTAGTAGATATATTGTACACAA gAGTTTCCACAAaggtataaaatatgaatgttcagaatgtaaaaaattatttacaaataaggAAAATTTAGGATTGCATCAAAAGGCAACTCATCATATTGGAAATGATATTAATCAAGAATTTGAACATGCTATGCAAGATTCAAGTTTAGAATCAAAACGTCATTTATCTGgagaagataatatttctaacgTAATAGATCATGTTTTAACTGAAGagcaatatacaaataaattttcaaataattctaatgattaccaaaaaaacttttcatgTGAGCAATGTAAAAAGTTATTCGAAACAAAGGAAGCATATGAATTACATGTTAAAGTAGTTCATGATCATGACAAGTTATTTATTTGCActatatgcaataaaaattttactcaaCAAACGGCTTTAAAACATCATATGTCAATACACGag agACATAAATTAGAGAAAGAATATCCATGTGATATTTGTGGAAAAGTACTTAATCATCCTAGTTCTGTAGTATATCATAAAGAAGCGGAACACAATAATGGTCGGCGATTTGTTTGTAATAAATGTGGGAAAAGTTTTAAACATAAGCAATTATTACAACGTCATCAACTTGTGCATTCTGATGATAGAccttatatttgtaaatcttGCAATGCCAGTTTTAAAACAaaagcaaatttaattaatcatcaatCTACACATActggtgaaaaaaaatatttttgtgaaatctGTGGACAACAATTTGCACATAAAACTAGTCTTACATTGCATTACag gtGGCATACAGGACATAAACCATATACATGTGAGGTATGTCATAAAAGTTTTTCACAAAATGGAAATTTACAAGAACATATGCGAATACATACAGGAGAAAAACCTTATTGCTGCGATTATTGTGGCAGAAAGTTTACTACTTCTTCACAATTTAAACTTCACGTTAAACGACACACTGGCGAGCGTCCTTGGAAATGTGAATTTTGTGCAAAATGTTTTTTGCATAAAGATACATGGAAATGTCACGTGCGCAGACATAAAGGAGAACGACCTTTTCAGTGTGCTCATTGTAATCGAGGTTTTACAGAGCAATGGGCTTTAAAAAAACATCTTCGTTTGCACACTg gtgAAAAACCTTATTCTTGTGATGTTTGTGGAAAAGCATTTGCGGATTgttcaaatttaacaaaacataaaaaa GTGCATAGAGAAACTAAACTTTCTACAATAAGTGAAATAGAAGGATCTCCAATTGGAGAAGTATGGCAAATTTTACCTAGTTCTCAAGAATCTGATGAACAATCATTAACTGATCAAATGGCTCAAGTTATTGCAACAGATGATACATCTGGAGATGGTattcaacaaattatatatgtttcataCCAAGATCCAGATGATCCTAATCAATCTCGAACTTTACATTtcg ttGATGCTGGAATGAtgagaaataaagaagaaaaaacaaatgtaaATCAATCATTATCACATTTAAGTGTAAGCAATGATGGAATGCTTTCTAATCCAGATCATGATACTGGAAATAACAATTCAAATGAACGAATAAATGTAGAACTTTCAGAATCTGATCTTCAACTTCag attacaGATGAAGAAGGTAATCCAATTCCTCTTTCAATTCAAGATGCCAGACAACTTTTATCTCAAAGTCAATTTGTCAATCAACTTAGTGATGGTCAAGAAATTAGAGTCCATCCTGGCGTAATACAAGATGAATTAACAACACCATTAAGTGTACATGTTAATCAAAATTCTGATATAAAAGATGTTGACATTTCCAATACAATGGAtgcaaaagtgaaaaatatttcaactgtACAAACAGATGCAGAAGCAATTGTGAAGGCATTACag
- the LOC107993999 gene encoding zinc finger and SCAN domain-containing protein 2 isoform X3, giving the protein MAEVRLYDSTICRLCAEDNGNGELLYMGDGDDPDLSSMVNRYLPLKIHDDGKLPRTICPGCNIQLEATIQFFELLVDGQRKIREMWKHQVEQQRKAERERLRVEKENTEIRSETLHLDNISRYNEEDQFEQQIIIKIMPDGSMYAVDHEMSLQMEGLNKPKRKRGRPPKSQTENISIELTKGEVLEGVSQEEEDKHEEEADEVDGDGRRRRKRKVPKRYMEAVQGKELERIYKEEGVIDEEDDDEQDTFEDSEEQLNMSVPDSHEEIIGHLESEEGKDLGELVIVNRGRGRGRPKLRRRRNKFTCQLCGRGFLQRSRYIVHKSFHKGIKYECSECKKLFTNKENLGLHQKATHHIGNDINQEFEHAMQDSSLESKRHLSGEDNISNVIDHVLTEEQYTNKFSNNSNDYQKNFSCEQCKKLFETKEAYELHVKVVHDHDKLFICTICNKNFTQQTALKHHMSIHERHKLEKEYPCDICGKVLNHPSSVVYHKEAEHNNGRRFVCNKCGKSFKHKQLLQRHQLVHSDDRPYICKSCNASFKTKANLINHQSTHTGEKKYFCEICGQQFAHKTSLTLHYRWHTGHKPYTCEVCHKSFSQNGNLQEHMRIHTGEKPYCCDYCGRKFTTSSQFKLHVKRHTGERPWKCEFCAKCFLHKDTWKCHVRRHKGERPFQCAHCNRGFTEQWALKKHLRLHTGEKPYSCDVCGKAFADCSNLTKHKKVHRETKLSTISEIEGSPIGEVWQILPSSQESDEQSLTDQMAQVIATDDTSGDGIQQIIYVSYQDPDDPNQSRTLHFVDAGMMRNKEEKTNVNQSLSHLSVSNDGMLSNPDHDTGNNNSNERINVELSESDLQLQMKKVIQFLFQFKMPDNFYLKVNLSINLVMVKKLESILA; this is encoded by the exons ATGGCAGAAGTACGGCTTTATGACTCAACAATTTGTCGGTTATGTGCAGAAGATAATGGTAATGGAGAATTACTTTATATGGGAGATGGTGATGATCCAGATTTAAGTTCTATGGTCAATCGGTACTTGCCGCTCAAG atTCATGATGATGGCAAATTACCACGTACTATTTGTCCTGGTTGTAATATTCAACTGGAGGCTACAATAcagttttttgaattattggtGGATGGTCAAAGGAAAATTCGTGAGATGTGGAAACATCAGGTAGAACAACAGCGTAAAGCAGAACGAGAACGTCTTCGTGTAGAAAAGGAAAACACAGAAATTAGATCTGAAACATTACActtagataatatttcaagataCAATGAAGAAGATCAATTTGAACAacagattataataaaaa taATGCCAGATGGTTCTATGTATGCTGTGGATCATGAAATGAGTTTACAAATGGAAGGTTTAAATAAACCTAAACGAAAAAGAGGGCGTCCACCGAAATCtcaaacagaaaatatatctata gaGTTAACAAAAGGAGAAGTATTAGAAGGGGTTAGTCAAGAGGAAGAAGATAAACATGAAGAAGAAGCAGATGAAGTAGATGGAGATGGAAGACGTCGCAGAAAACGTAAAGTTCCAAAAAG atatatggAAGCAGTTCAAGGTaaagaattagaaagaatatataaagaagaaggagTAATTGATGAAGAAGATGATGATGAACAAGATACTTTTGAAGATTCTGAAGAACAATTAAATATGTCAGTTCCTGATAGTCATGAAG aaataattgGTCATTTAGAGTctgaagaaggaaaagatctTGGAGAATTAGTGATAGTAAATCGAGGTAGAGGACGAGGACGACCAAAATTACGTcgtagaagaaataaatttacatgtcAATTATGTGGTCGAGGATTTCTTCAGCGTAGTAGATATATTGTACACAA gAGTTTCCACAAaggtataaaatatgaatgttcagaatgtaaaaaattatttacaaataaggAAAATTTAGGATTGCATCAAAAGGCAACTCATCATATTGGAAATGATATTAATCAAGAATTTGAACATGCTATGCAAGATTCAAGTTTAGAATCAAAACGTCATTTATCTGgagaagataatatttctaacgTAATAGATCATGTTTTAACTGAAGagcaatatacaaataaattttcaaataattctaatgattaccaaaaaaacttttcatgTGAGCAATGTAAAAAGTTATTCGAAACAAAGGAAGCATATGAATTACATGTTAAAGTAGTTCATGATCATGACAAGTTATTTATTTGCActatatgcaataaaaattttactcaaCAAACGGCTTTAAAACATCATATGTCAATACACGag agACATAAATTAGAGAAAGAATATCCATGTGATATTTGTGGAAAAGTACTTAATCATCCTAGTTCTGTAGTATATCATAAAGAAGCGGAACACAATAATGGTCGGCGATTTGTTTGTAATAAATGTGGGAAAAGTTTTAAACATAAGCAATTATTACAACGTCATCAACTTGTGCATTCTGATGATAGAccttatatttgtaaatcttGCAATGCCAGTTTTAAAACAaaagcaaatttaattaatcatcaatCTACACATActggtgaaaaaaaatatttttgtgaaatctGTGGACAACAATTTGCACATAAAACTAGTCTTACATTGCATTACag gtGGCATACAGGACATAAACCATATACATGTGAGGTATGTCATAAAAGTTTTTCACAAAATGGAAATTTACAAGAACATATGCGAATACATACAGGAGAAAAACCTTATTGCTGCGATTATTGTGGCAGAAAGTTTACTACTTCTTCACAATTTAAACTTCACGTTAAACGACACACTGGCGAGCGTCCTTGGAAATGTGAATTTTGTGCAAAATGTTTTTTGCATAAAGATACATGGAAATGTCACGTGCGCAGACATAAAGGAGAACGACCTTTTCAGTGTGCTCATTGTAATCGAGGTTTTACAGAGCAATGGGCTTTAAAAAAACATCTTCGTTTGCACACTg gtgAAAAACCTTATTCTTGTGATGTTTGTGGAAAAGCATTTGCGGATTgttcaaatttaacaaaacataaaaaa GTGCATAGAGAAACTAAACTTTCTACAATAAGTGAAATAGAAGGATCTCCAATTGGAGAAGTATGGCAAATTTTACCTAGTTCTCAAGAATCTGATGAACAATCATTAACTGATCAAATGGCTCAAGTTATTGCAACAGATGATACATCTGGAGATGGTattcaacaaattatatatgtttcataCCAAGATCCAGATGATCCTAATCAATCTCGAACTTTACATTtcg ttGATGCTGGAATGAtgagaaataaagaagaaaaaacaaatgtaaATCAATCATTATCACATTTAAGTGTAAGCAATGATGGAATGCTTTCTAATCCAGATCATGATACTGGAAATAACAATTCAAATGAACGAATAAATGTAGAACTTTCAGAATCTGATCTTCAACTTCag ATGAAGAAGGTAATCCAATTCCTCTTTCAATTCAAGATGCCAGACAACTTTTATCTCAAAGTCAATTTGTCAATCAACTTAGTGATGGTCAAGAAATTAGAGTCCATCCTGGCGTAA
- the LOC107996017 gene encoding N-terminal Xaa-Pro-Lys N-methyltransferase 1 isoform X1, which produces MYYLSSSEMEKEENTLEEHEFYTAAAKYWEHVPATVDGMLGGFGFISQIDIKGSTKFLKALFELENPPSKTFALDCGAGIGRITKNLLLNHFKHIDLVEQNLKFLEVAKTYLKNYSSRIQNYYPIGLQNFYFNTKKYDVIWCQWVLGHLKHNDLIEFFKKCSCGLRSNGIIVIKENVTTSENLEVDTKDSSVTRPLSELYRIFQKSNLICIKEEQQHKFPRGLYPVYMFALKPNNKF; this is translated from the exons ATGTATTACTTATCATCATCAGagatggaaaaagaagaaaatacacTTGAAGAACATGAATTTTATACAGCAGCTGCTAAGTATTGGGAACATGTTCCGGCTACAGTAGATGGAATGCTTGGTGGTTTTGgatttatttctcaaattgatataaaaggatctacaaaatttttgaaagctTTATTCGaa ttagaAAATCCTCCATCAAAAACATTTGCATTAGATTGTGGTGCAGGCATAGGAaggataacaaaaaatttattattaaatcattttaaacatattgatTTAGTggagcaaaatttaaaatttttagaagtagctaaaacatatttgaaaaattattcttcaagaattcaaaattattatcccATTG GActacaaaatttttactttaataccAAGAAGTATGATGTCATCTGGTGTCAATGGGTTTTGGgacatttaaaacataatgatttaatagaattttttaaaaaatgctc ttgtGGCCTAAGATCCAATGgtataatagtaattaaagaaaatgtgaCAACTTCGGAAAATTTAGAAGTTGATACTAAGGATTCATCAGTGACACGACCCCTTTccgaattatatcgtatatttcagaaatcaaatttaatttgtataaaagaaGAACAACAACATAAATTTCCACGTGGATTATATCCAGTTTATATGTTTGCTTTAAAgccaaataacaaattttaa
- the LOC107996017 gene encoding N-terminal Xaa-Pro-Lys N-methyltransferase 1 isoform X2 codes for MEKEENTLEEHEFYTAAAKYWEHVPATVDGMLGGFGFISQIDIKGSTKFLKALFELENPPSKTFALDCGAGIGRITKNLLLNHFKHIDLVEQNLKFLEVAKTYLKNYSSRIQNYYPIGLQNFYFNTKKYDVIWCQWVLGHLKHNDLIEFFKKCSCGLRSNGIIVIKENVTTSENLEVDTKDSSVTRPLSELYRIFQKSNLICIKEEQQHKFPRGLYPVYMFALKPNNKF; via the exons atggaaaaagaagaaaatacacTTGAAGAACATGAATTTTATACAGCAGCTGCTAAGTATTGGGAACATGTTCCGGCTACAGTAGATGGAATGCTTGGTGGTTTTGgatttatttctcaaattgatataaaaggatctacaaaatttttgaaagctTTATTCGaa ttagaAAATCCTCCATCAAAAACATTTGCATTAGATTGTGGTGCAGGCATAGGAaggataacaaaaaatttattattaaatcattttaaacatattgatTTAGTggagcaaaatttaaaatttttagaagtagctaaaacatatttgaaaaattattcttcaagaattcaaaattattatcccATTG GActacaaaatttttactttaataccAAGAAGTATGATGTCATCTGGTGTCAATGGGTTTTGGgacatttaaaacataatgatttaatagaattttttaaaaaatgctc ttgtGGCCTAAGATCCAATGgtataatagtaattaaagaaaatgtgaCAACTTCGGAAAATTTAGAAGTTGATACTAAGGATTCATCAGTGACACGACCCCTTTccgaattatatcgtatatttcagaaatcaaatttaatttgtataaaagaaGAACAACAACATAAATTTCCACGTGGATTATATCCAGTTTATATGTTTGCTTTAAAgccaaataacaaattttaa
- the LOC107996008 gene encoding heparin sulfate O-sulfotransferase-like produces MIHRSFLLQWILVVIFIITIIYLKMKLNFLEDHYKLLHNTITQEQNNIQTGIEASEHSYKSPFDDLIIIYNRVPKTASTSFVGLVYDLCKHNKYHVLHINVSNNMHTLTLANQIQFANNITVWNTKKPAFYHGHVAFLNFEKFGIKQTPLYINLLRKPLDRFVSYYYFLRYGDNFRPHLIRKKHGDTKTFDECIDAGQPDCDPDNMWLQIPFLCGHDPACWEIGNSWALEEAKRNLQKHYLLVGVTEELTEFVEILQIVLPRFFKGAYNSFLHNNKSHLRQTTQKINPRPETVDKIQKSVVWKMENELYNFALMHFHAVKKRFINASPQDINQRFMYEKIRPK; encoded by the exons ATGATACACAGAAGTTTTCTACTACAATGGATTTTGGTagtgatatttataatcactatcatttatttaaaaatgaaattaaatttcctggAGGATCACTACAAATTATTGC ACAATACCATCACGCAAGAACAAAACAATATTCAAACTGGGATAGAAGCTAGTGAGCATTCTTACAAATCACCTTTTGATGATCTCATCATTATCTACAACAGGGTACCAAAGACAGCATCAACCAGTTTTGTAGGTTTGGTCTACGATTTGTGCAAACACAACAAATATCatgttttacatattaatgttTCTAACAATATGCATACTCTTACACTTGCTAATcag attcaatttgcaaataatataacCGTTTGGAATACAAAAAAACCAGCATTTTATCATGGTCATGTtgcatttttgaattttgaaaa ATTTGGTATAAAACAAACACCTTTGTATATAAATCTCTTGCGTAAACCTCTAGATAGATTTGTTTCGTATTACTACTTTTTAAGATATGGAGATAATTTTAGACCacatttaattagaaaaaagcaTGGAGATACTAAG acTTTTGACGAATGTATTGATGCAGGCCAACCAGATTGTGATCCTGATAATATGTGGCTACAAATACCATTCCTATGTGGTCATGATCCTGCTTGTTG GGAAATTGGAAATAGTTGGGCATTAGAAGAAGCAAagagaaatttacaaaaacattATCTTCTTGTAGGAGTAACAGAAGAATTAACAgaatttgtagaaattttgcaaattgtgCTTCCACGTTTCTTTAAAGGAgcttataattcttttttgcata ataataaatcaCATTTACGTCAAACGactcaaaaaattaatccgCGACCTGAAACAGTagacaaaattcaaaaatctgtTGTTTGGAAGatggaaaatgaattatataattttgctcTGATGCATTTTCATGCTGTAAAAAAACGATTTATAAATGCATCTCCTCAAGATATAAATCAACGatttatgtatgaaaaaatacgtccaaaataa